Proteins from a single region of Runella sp. SP2:
- a CDS encoding Calx-beta domain-containing protein → MKISTPISVSLVLSVLIQLFSLPEDKYQLNPVASPNEKVVKGNPVANANAKRKVLPLSPLAPPPNETNLATQVKTWWLAPSVSALKTVAQVGTDNGTPGPTPGDVLEYTITITNASTVDDATGVKFTDTIDPNTTLVPGSVKTAPIAVNDAYSTVGNVSIDVPVASGLLANDVNLDGDVITVSGIDDTGTEGTVTFNPNGSFTFNPNPGYEGTTSFKYTVTDNTFSSTGTVRITVTGMIWFVNASASTNGDGRLNSPYNTINAFNDSSLDGAGDNIFVYSGSYNNNSNTLLLGQQKLIGQGATTGTLAALAGVTFSVHPPVGNPIPSTGGTRPTINQNANTVNMQSQNRVYGVNISNTGGTSLQGSSFSTALVRDVSVTNTGGVGVSFDSGSLDVILQSVSVTNASNGIFLQNTTGSFQITGTSTTDASGGTLTNISGRGIEIRNATNVTLKNMNLPSANSSSDGGFDTSCDEDDVSSCFAAIYMNVASNVTLNNIDIGATKEHGIMGLSVSNLTMENCTATGNGDAPSEDESALKFRNLSGTCSITGSTFQTSAVRNFHLINNTGTLNLTVNNCIFNDPSGADCFEARTQGSAAATINLTNSRFQRAGTKGIQIIAEGSSNLSANINNCKVERFGTPMAGIEVGSVGTATINYNIVNCTDIEAANEVAVLSSTFNTSRLNGRLNNNTNITHNHTAATIFSTIRMLHEQNGLAKYEIKNNANIGLVNGEGTIQGIARVGTTLASRLDFFVEGNTLTRDAISLEGVELRMGGTGAANDEIITLCSDVLANNVNGPSGTRAIRVRDLDPISGDLILQGSNGPDVPTYWTARGNTNSAGMLQTETGTPTYFVSTSTCTAPSHPTARIAAEILAKEEPKQEVVEVVKVVEAPKQEIDNQATAATAENIQEALDEAARKGVVLAGETVTVGDPSGFLLPADRVFTIKFNVTINTPLPAGVCQISNQGTVTGNNFSTILTDDVAGNPISPTVIQLMKHSLGNVVFRDNNKNGIYDIGDAGINGVVVNLYRDNGTVAGTLDANDVFVTTTTTAGSGLYAFSQLCSGDYIVQIPSTEFNSGKPLNGLISSLGGVAPDPDNNTDNDDNGQDAINGSIASQAITLAYDVSTVENNTTLDFGFRTPTLVSISDITPNEGNGGGTTTFTFTVTRDNTDEAFSLAVNTNNVTANSSDYTPISGGTVSFAAGVSTTATVSVTVNADDIVELNETFEVMLSGAPYGIILTKATGLGTITNDDQAVLSINSVSNSEGNTGQKTYTFTITSSKAVDVPFTVNVATADGTATTGGNDYIANSTTLNFDGTTPESKTFTVQVNGDVLVESNETFNVPLGIVSASGRNVVVSGVSTESTGTGTITNDDNSQVTINDVSLNEGNGGNTNFEFTVTLNNPVSTTVTVDYATAAGTATAGTDYISTSGTLTFNPGETSKTMVVPVVGDAIGEANETFFVNLSNLAVSGGLLSSVSITDAQGLGTILDDDLQFSINDVTVDEGNTGLTNFTFTVSRTSTATAETINYATADNTATTADNDYTSTSGTLSFAAGEANKTITVTVNGDAKVEGNETFFVNLTAPSNGAISDGQGLGTITNDDAATLTLSSVTALSQSEGASGTVDYTFNVTLDKEVVGGFTVAYTTNDGTATTTDNDYQDNDGSLNFVGTVGEVHTITVKVNGDTKVELNENFTVALGTVTGTFASSVSTSGSPQTATITNDDNATVSLAGNVSQSEATTPQVFTVNLSNPVDVDVTLNFATTNGTATTGDYTSVNQTVTFPAGTTTAQTVDVAISNDNIVEIDEDYNVTLSALSASSRDVTFGPKTTGTGTIINNDNTTITLSGGIAQSEGNTGTTSYLFTVSSTNAVQGGFSVNYTTNDGTATLADNDYTDNDGTLIFTGTAGESHQFTVLVNGDLKIENNEDFTTTINSVTATPISSSAFVLTDSPQTGTINNDELDWGDAPTAAQSGFASSYPTTLANNGARHKLAPGGVFLGATVSGDLDGQPTLTANGDVTGDDGVTLPSAFIINTTGSVTVTASAVSKLDAWIDFNRDGDWDDANEKVANGFDLVVGNNTVPVIIPAASLGTSYARFRVSTAGGLSPTGEANDGEVEDYQVSILNNQFAITSPSVTEGNTSTSNLTYTISRTTNSTASSVTYEITGGTATSGSDYVPLALGTVSFDADGPLTQEITVVVNGDIVVENNETVVITLSNPINGAISTGTGTGTINNDDAATLTLSGGVAKNEGNSGNTAYTFTATLSAPVQGGFQVAYTTGNGTATVGTDYTDNDGSLTFTGTAGETKTWTVDVLGDNLVEANETFEAALGAITSTSAIQLAAISLSGSPQTATISNDDQATVSLAGNVSQSEATTPQVFTVNLSNPVDIDVTVNFATSNGAATIADNDYTAVNQTVTFLAGTTTAQTVDVAITNDNKVEANENYNVTLSSLSAPSRNVILGTSTGTGTINNDDASTVTLTGTIAKPEGNTGTVDYTFTATLTNPVQGGFTVAYTTSDGTATIADNDYTDNDGSLTFTGTANETKTITVQAKGDLKIENNENFTVALGAITGAPTGVTVAGTAQTGTIENDELDWGDAPDTYKTLSASNGPSHANAPGGIHLGLTVDADLDGQPNPTATGDGADDDGVTLPSVLVLNTTASVTVNASAAGKLDAWVDFDNNGTFDSGEKVFNNIAVNSGDNVLTFSVPSGATPSNSFARFRISSAGGLSPEGLATDGEVEDYAIQIVNTQFSINDVTITEGNSGTTNLTFTISRTVNANACSVKYGITGGTATSGTDYQTFADGTVSFTADGAFFQTITVVLNGDNTVELDETILMTLSDPINAAILDGSGTGTITNDDASVLPVSSPSVFEGSTGTTTMTFNLNLSNPSDAAVVVNYATVDGTATTADNDYVSTSGTLTFAAGETSKTVTVIINGDCKDEVNETLLLRLSSLTANGRNVSLSGGGATLDGTGTIVNTPLPTATIAGATTVCLAGAAPTVTFTGANGTSPYTFSYQINGTPQTSLVSTGNTSTTTAPTSVPGIYIYTLVSVSDANGCSSTIGSSVTVTVQGKPEITLNAQQQTLNEGNTRTLCDIDSNPVNGLQFNVTGLCVVGNPVWRVKVGNGAWGAWSSSAPASQPSDNQLYRYQAACDASCPTTYTGIITLTINYRASIPQNVSLVADGVTVAAGESKVLCDLPGTTITFNATCAAGEIILYSVDGGDYTTIAPTQLVDGLVHNYRVRCRKADGTPSCIETESAPMSLRTVTTLATPVVSLNPTSSCGGSVPMTSISSCVGTTTIWFNATTNAALGSLPAMSPTTTTSYYARCQTDAGCLSEKSNVVTFTVAPVNTAPAVSVSNTIVCTGTSVTVSANCPAGSKAFWNTGVNENSFQVAFSNATQQSYWAKCIFTDGCQSAESIRMTVIWKAFELTLINIGQSKSGIKAANDKSLWTSQFITRDGGPELEFSTQTNPTLYYVENVNKTAPRFWTIHADVCDLGTEGSLTFDMLATPEVGVPRSFNTHENNAPYFMYANREGWTELYAQNHPAYGFYEDNGAGGNTYDTGLPKGLYKLGVRYWDMKGWGSIYPSTRKPQGNVLTYQEYWFRIQSRDGVGVGGVRTAGSENGQQITDNASFATVMPNPVSKILRLKVANSKGKEVKATLMDVAGRTVQNRLFVAETNAHQEEFDVNDLPSGTYLLHVATTEKQATLKVVKVE, encoded by the coding sequence ATGAAAATCTCTACCCCCATTTCGGTGAGCCTAGTGCTCAGTGTACTCATTCAACTTTTTTCGCTTCCAGAAGACAAATATCAGCTAAATCCTGTTGCGTCTCCTAATGAAAAAGTGGTCAAAGGGAACCCAGTTGCGAACGCCAATGCAAAGCGAAAGGTGTTGCCGCTCAGTCCTTTGGCACCACCTCCGAATGAAACCAACCTAGCTACCCAAGTGAAAACGTGGTGGTTGGCACCTTCTGTTTCTGCTTTAAAAACGGTAGCGCAAGTAGGCACCGACAACGGCACTCCTGGACCAACGCCAGGGGATGTGCTAGAATATACCATTACAATAACCAACGCCTCTACGGTGGATGATGCCACGGGCGTAAAATTTACCGATACCATTGACCCCAATACTACATTAGTACCTGGTTCGGTCAAAACAGCGCCTATTGCCGTAAACGATGCCTATTCTACCGTAGGGAACGTATCTATCGACGTGCCAGTAGCTAGTGGGCTATTAGCGAATGACGTAAACCTTGATGGCGATGTCATTACTGTTAGTGGGATTGACGATACAGGCACCGAAGGAACCGTAACTTTTAATCCTAACGGGAGTTTTACCTTTAATCCCAACCCAGGATATGAGGGCACTACTAGTTTCAAATATACAGTTACGGATAACACATTTAGTTCAACGGGTACGGTACGAATAACCGTAACGGGGATGATTTGGTTTGTCAATGCAAGTGCAAGTACTAACGGTGATGGACGCCTTAACTCCCCTTATAATACGATAAATGCTTTCAATGACTCGTCGTTGGATGGAGCGGGCGATAATATTTTTGTTTACTCGGGATCTTATAATAACAATTCCAATACCCTACTGTTGGGACAACAAAAGTTGATTGGTCAAGGGGCAACAACTGGTACGCTGGCCGCATTAGCTGGGGTCACTTTTTCAGTTCACCCGCCAGTTGGCAATCCCATCCCTTCTACTGGAGGTACGCGTCCAACGATCAATCAGAATGCTAACACCGTGAATATGCAGTCGCAGAACAGAGTTTACGGTGTTAATATCAGCAATACAGGTGGCACCTCTTTGCAAGGTAGTAGTTTTAGCACTGCTTTGGTACGTGATGTGAGTGTTACCAATACGGGAGGCGTTGGGGTTAGCTTTGACAGTGGATCGCTCGATGTTATCCTTCAGAGTGTATCGGTCACTAATGCTTCCAACGGTATTTTCTTACAAAACACAACGGGTAGTTTTCAGATTACAGGTACCAGTACAACAGATGCCTCAGGTGGAACATTAACCAATATTTCTGGTCGAGGCATTGAAATACGTAATGCAACAAACGTTACGTTAAAAAATATGAATCTCCCTTCTGCCAATTCATCCAGCGATGGAGGTTTTGATACCTCATGTGATGAAGATGATGTTTCGTCTTGTTTTGCAGCCATTTATATGAATGTGGCCAGCAATGTAACCCTCAATAATATTGACATTGGAGCCACTAAAGAGCACGGTATTATGGGCTTGAGTGTGAGCAACCTTACCATGGAAAATTGTACTGCCACGGGCAACGGAGATGCTCCTTCCGAAGATGAGAGTGCCCTGAAGTTCCGTAACCTAAGTGGTACTTGCTCCATTACGGGTTCTACTTTTCAAACATCCGCCGTTCGTAATTTTCACCTCATCAACAACACTGGGACGCTTAATTTGACGGTCAATAATTGTATCTTCAATGACCCAAGCGGAGCAGACTGTTTTGAAGCCCGTACGCAAGGATCGGCTGCTGCTACCATTAACCTTACAAATAGCCGTTTCCAAAGGGCAGGAACAAAAGGGATTCAAATTATTGCCGAAGGTAGTTCCAATCTTAGCGCCAATATTAACAATTGCAAAGTTGAACGTTTTGGAACCCCCATGGCAGGGATTGAAGTGGGGTCGGTAGGTACTGCAACTATTAATTACAACATTGTCAACTGTACCGATATTGAGGCGGCTAATGAAGTAGCAGTGTTAAGTTCTACTTTCAATACTTCTAGGTTAAATGGCCGTTTGAATAATAATACCAATATAACTCACAACCATACGGCTGCTACTATATTTAGTACCATTCGGATGTTGCATGAACAAAATGGTTTGGCCAAATACGAAATAAAGAACAATGCTAACATTGGTCTTGTCAATGGTGAAGGAACCATTCAAGGGATTGCCCGTGTTGGTACAACCTTAGCCAGTCGCCTCGATTTTTTTGTTGAAGGCAATACCCTTACCAGAGATGCCATCAGTTTAGAAGGTGTTGAACTTAGAATGGGGGGGACAGGGGCGGCCAATGACGAAATTATTACCCTTTGTAGTGATGTACTAGCTAACAATGTAAATGGTCCATCTGGCACGCGAGCCATTCGAGTTAGGGACCTGGATCCAATCTCGGGAGATTTGATTTTACAGGGAAGCAATGGGCCTGATGTTCCTACCTATTGGACGGCTAGGGGAAACACTAACTCAGCTGGTATGTTGCAAACCGAAACGGGTACTCCGACCTATTTTGTTAGTACTTCTACCTGTACTGCCCCATCTCACCCTACCGCTCGCATCGCGGCAGAAATTCTTGCAAAGGAAGAGCCCAAACAGGAGGTTGTAGAAGTGGTAAAAGTGGTTGAAGCGCCAAAACAAGAAATTGATAACCAAGCTACGGCTGCCACGGCCGAAAATATCCAAGAAGCCCTCGACGAAGCAGCGCGCAAGGGGGTAGTTTTGGCGGGTGAAACTGTAACTGTCGGCGATCCAAGTGGCTTTTTATTGCCAGCAGACCGAGTGTTTACCATCAAGTTCAACGTCACAATTAATACTCCTCTGCCTGCAGGAGTATGCCAAATATCAAACCAAGGTACGGTGACGGGAAACAATTTTAGCACTATTTTAACCGACGATGTAGCAGGCAATCCCATTAGCCCAACTGTAATCCAGTTGATGAAACATTCGTTGGGAAATGTAGTGTTTAGAGATAACAACAAAAATGGCATTTATGATATAGGTGATGCAGGAATTAATGGCGTAGTGGTAAACCTCTACCGCGACAACGGTACAGTTGCTGGAACCCTTGACGCGAATGATGTTTTCGTAACCACTACCACTACTGCTGGAAGTGGGTTGTATGCGTTTTCCCAATTGTGTTCGGGAGATTACATTGTTCAAATTCCCTCCACAGAATTTAACTCAGGAAAACCACTGAATGGCCTAATTTCTAGCCTAGGTGGAGTTGCCCCTGATCCCGACAATAATACGGATAACGACGACAATGGCCAAGATGCCATCAATGGTTCAATTGCCAGTCAAGCCATTACATTAGCGTATGACGTAAGTACCGTAGAAAACAATACCACGCTTGATTTTGGCTTTAGAACCCCGACACTTGTTTCAATCAGTGATATAACACCCAATGAAGGTAACGGCGGTGGCACCACTACGTTCACTTTTACCGTAACGAGGGACAATACCGATGAAGCCTTTAGCTTGGCCGTAAATACTAACAATGTGACGGCCAACAGTAGTGACTACACACCAATTTCGGGCGGGACAGTGAGCTTTGCGGCGGGAGTAAGTACCACTGCTACGGTTTCGGTTACTGTTAATGCGGATGATATTGTAGAATTGAATGAAACCTTTGAGGTTATGCTTTCGGGCGCACCTTATGGAATAATACTTACTAAAGCAACTGGGCTAGGAACGATTACCAACGATGACCAAGCGGTGCTGAGTATTAATAGTGTCTCAAATTCTGAAGGAAATACGGGTCAAAAAACTTATACCTTTACTATTACTTCCAGCAAAGCCGTGGATGTTCCATTTACGGTTAATGTTGCAACGGCAGATGGCACAGCCACAACGGGAGGAAATGACTACATCGCAAACTCCACAACCTTGAATTTTGACGGTACGACACCAGAATCAAAAACATTTACGGTGCAAGTCAATGGCGATGTATTGGTAGAGTCCAACGAAACCTTTAATGTACCTTTAGGTATTGTTTCGGCTTCAGGACGTAATGTGGTTGTTTCAGGCGTTTCTACTGAAAGTACAGGTACTGGTACCATCACCAACGATGATAATTCCCAGGTGACCATCAACGACGTATCACTTAATGAAGGAAATGGTGGAAATACCAATTTTGAATTTACGGTTACATTGAACAACCCTGTGAGTACTACTGTTACTGTCGATTATGCCACCGCTGCTGGAACGGCTACCGCAGGAACGGACTATATCTCAACTAGCGGTACGCTCACTTTTAATCCTGGTGAAACCTCTAAAACCATGGTTGTACCCGTAGTAGGAGATGCCATTGGTGAAGCCAACGAAACCTTCTTTGTGAATCTTTCTAACTTGGCCGTAAGTGGTGGGTTGTTAAGTTCAGTAAGCATTACGGATGCCCAAGGACTTGGTACTATTCTGGACGATGACCTACAGTTTTCCATTAATGACGTAACTGTCGATGAGGGTAATACGGGTTTAACAAACTTTACCTTTACGGTTTCCCGAACCAGTACAGCAACGGCCGAAACGATTAACTACGCAACGGCGGATAATACTGCAACTACCGCCGATAATGACTACACAAGTACAAGCGGTACATTGAGTTTTGCGGCTGGCGAGGCCAATAAAACCATTACAGTGACGGTCAACGGAGATGCTAAAGTGGAAGGGAATGAAACATTCTTTGTCAATCTTACAGCGCCAAGCAATGGGGCTATTTCTGATGGGCAAGGACTGGGAACAATCACCAACGATGATGCAGCTACACTCACTTTGAGTAGCGTTACGGCATTGTCACAGAGCGAAGGTGCTTCGGGGACAGTGGACTATACCTTTAACGTAACCTTGGATAAAGAAGTGGTTGGTGGATTTACGGTAGCTTACACAACCAACGATGGCACCGCAACTACGACTGATAATGACTACCAAGATAATGACGGCTCATTGAACTTTGTTGGAACAGTTGGAGAGGTACATACAATTACGGTGAAAGTAAACGGCGATACCAAAGTAGAACTAAATGAAAACTTTACGGTAGCGCTTGGCACGGTGACGGGTACATTTGCTTCCTCTGTTTCTACAAGTGGTAGTCCTCAAACGGCCACCATCACCAATGATGACAATGCCACGGTGTCGCTGGCAGGAAACGTAAGCCAAAGCGAGGCAACTACGCCGCAAGTATTTACTGTAAACCTGAGTAACCCAGTGGATGTGGATGTGACGTTAAATTTTGCAACAACGAATGGGACCGCAACAACTGGTGACTATACGTCAGTCAACCAAACGGTAACATTCCCAGCGGGTACGACAACAGCCCAAACGGTAGATGTGGCCATTTCAAACGATAACATAGTAGAAATCGATGAGGATTACAACGTTACTTTGAGTGCTTTATCGGCGTCGAGCCGAGATGTAACGTTCGGCCCTAAAACAACGGGTACAGGAACAATTATTAATAATGACAACACCACGATTACCCTAAGCGGTGGCATTGCTCAGAGTGAAGGGAATACAGGAACAACCTCCTATCTATTTACGGTATCATCAACCAATGCTGTACAAGGAGGTTTTAGCGTCAACTACACTACCAATGATGGTACAGCCACCCTTGCCGATAATGATTATACAGACAACGATGGGACATTGATTTTTACGGGAACTGCGGGGGAAAGTCATCAATTTACGGTACTGGTGAATGGGGATTTAAAAATCGAAAACAATGAGGATTTTACCACTACGATTAACTCCGTTACAGCCACTCCAATTTCTTCTAGTGCGTTTGTGTTAACAGATAGCCCTCAAACAGGTACTATCAACAACGATGAATTAGACTGGGGTGACGCACCTACCGCCGCTCAAAGTGGCTTTGCAAGTTCGTACCCAACTACTCTTGCTAACAACGGCGCACGCCACAAATTAGCACCAGGAGGCGTATTTTTGGGAGCTACAGTAAGTGGAGATTTGGACGGACAGCCTACATTGACGGCCAACGGAGATGTCACTGGCGACGACGGCGTCACTCTCCCAAGTGCCTTTATTATCAATACCACAGGAAGTGTGACCGTGACGGCCTCGGCAGTTTCTAAATTAGACGCGTGGATTGACTTCAACCGTGATGGTGATTGGGATGATGCGAATGAGAAAGTGGCTAATGGGTTTGACTTGGTAGTGGGCAATAACACTGTCCCTGTCATTATACCAGCAGCTAGTTTAGGGACATCCTACGCTCGTTTCCGCGTGAGTACCGCTGGTGGTTTGTCGCCCACTGGAGAGGCTAACGACGGAGAAGTAGAAGATTATCAAGTAAGTATCTTGAATAACCAGTTTGCAATCACAAGCCCTTCCGTGACGGAAGGGAATACTAGTACTTCAAACTTAACGTACACCATTAGCCGAACCACCAACTCAACAGCATCTTCAGTAACCTATGAGATTACGGGCGGAACAGCTACCTCAGGAAGTGATTATGTACCTCTAGCATTAGGAACTGTTAGTTTTGATGCTGACGGTCCACTGACACAAGAAATTACTGTTGTAGTGAACGGGGATATTGTGGTGGAAAATAATGAGACTGTGGTTATTACGCTTTCAAACCCAATCAACGGAGCCATAAGCACGGGAACTGGAACGGGAACTATCAATAACGATGACGCAGCAACGCTTACGTTGTCGGGAGGAGTAGCCAAAAACGAAGGAAACAGTGGGAATACGGCATATACCTTTACGGCTACCTTATCGGCGCCAGTTCAAGGAGGTTTCCAAGTAGCTTATACTACTGGAAATGGTACGGCAACAGTGGGGACAGACTATACCGACAATGATGGTAGCTTGACGTTTACTGGAACCGCTGGCGAAACTAAAACATGGACGGTAGATGTACTAGGGGATAATTTGGTAGAAGCCAACGAAACATTTGAAGCGGCGTTGGGTGCAATTACTTCGACGAGCGCTATTCAATTGGCAGCCATTTCCCTGAGTGGTAGTCCTCAAACGGCCACCATCAGTAACGATGACCAGGCCACGGTGTCGTTGGCAGGAAATGTAAGCCAAAGCGAAGCAACCACGCCACAAGTATTTACGGTCAATTTGAGCAATCCTGTGGATATAGATGTAACGGTAAATTTTGCAACCTCGAATGGCGCTGCAACCATTGCCGACAATGACTATACCGCCGTGAATCAAACGGTGACCTTCCTTGCGGGCACTACTACCGCACAAACCGTGGACGTAGCCATTACGAATGATAATAAAGTAGAAGCCAACGAGAATTATAACGTGACGTTGAGCAGTTTATCGGCGCCAAGTCGAAATGTAATTTTGGGTACTTCAACGGGTACAGGAACCATTAACAATGACGATGCCTCGACGGTAACTTTGACAGGGACAATCGCAAAACCAGAAGGCAATACAGGAACGGTAGATTATACCTTTACGGCTACCCTAACGAATCCAGTTCAAGGCGGCTTTACGGTGGCTTATACGACCAGCGACGGCACAGCGACGATTGCTGATAATGACTATACTGACAACGACGGTAGTTTAACATTTACGGGAACGGCAAACGAGACCAAAACGATTACTGTTCAGGCCAAAGGTGATTTGAAAATTGAAAATAACGAAAACTTTACGGTTGCATTAGGTGCAATCACGGGAGCGCCAACGGGCGTAACCGTGGCAGGTACTGCGCAAACGGGGACAATCGAAAACGACGAATTGGATTGGGGTGATGCACCAGATACTTACAAAACGTTGTCGGCCAGCAATGGCCCTAGCCACGCCAATGCCCCTGGAGGTATTCATCTGGGACTGACGGTAGATGCAGATTTAGACGGTCAACCCAACCCAACTGCGACGGGCGATGGCGCTGACGATGATGGCGTTACGTTGCCTTCCGTATTGGTATTAAACACCACAGCCAGCGTGACTGTCAATGCCTCAGCAGCAGGTAAACTTGATGCTTGGGTGGATTTTGATAACAATGGCACGTTTGATAGTGGAGAAAAAGTGTTTAATAATATTGCCGTAAATTCGGGAGATAACGTCTTGACCTTCTCCGTACCTTCAGGAGCTACGCCAAGCAATAGCTTTGCCCGTTTCCGTATCAGTTCCGCTGGTGGCCTAAGTCCCGAAGGTTTGGCCACCGACGGAGAAGTAGAAGATTATGCCATTCAAATTGTAAATACCCAATTCTCAATCAATGACGTAACCATCACAGAAGGAAATAGTGGCACGACAAACCTAACCTTCACCATATCTCGAACGGTCAATGCCAATGCTTGTTCCGTGAAATATGGTATTACGGGAGGTACTGCTACGTCAGGTACAGACTATCAAACGTTTGCGGATGGAACGGTTTCGTTTACGGCAGATGGGGCATTTTTTCAAACCATCACTGTAGTCTTGAACGGCGACAATACGGTTGAGCTAGATGAAACTATCTTAATGACGTTGAGTGACCCAATAAATGCGGCGATTTTAGATGGCTCTGGTACGGGTACCATTACCAACGACGATGCTAGTGTTCTGCCTGTTTCAAGCCCATCGGTATTTGAAGGAAGTACGGGAACAACGACCATGACGTTTAACTTGAACCTTTCTAATCCTTCCGATGCCGCAGTAGTCGTAAATTATGCAACAGTGGACGGTACTGCTACCACAGCCGATAACGATTACGTAAGTACGTCGGGTACGCTAACATTTGCCGCAGGAGAAACCTCAAAAACAGTAACGGTCATAATAAACGGAGATTGTAAAGACGAAGTTAACGAAACCCTTCTACTTCGTTTGAGCAGTCTCACTGCCAACGGACGCAACGTAAGTTTGAGCGGCGGCGGAGCTACTTTAGACGGTACAGGTACTATCGTAAATACACCTTTGCCAACGGCGACGATAGCGGGGGCAACGACGGTATGTCTCGCGGGAGCAGCACCAACGGTGACTTTTACGGGGGCAAATGGTACTTCACCTTATACTTTCAGTTACCAAATCAACGGTACACCTCAAACGTCATTGGTTTCAACGGGTAATACTTCAACGACGACAGCGCCAACGAGCGTTCCGGGCATTTACATCTATACATTAGTGAGTGTTAGCGACGCCAACGGATGTAGTTCGACTATTGGAAGTTCGGTGACGGTAACGGTACAGGGAAAACCAGAAATTACCCTCAATGCCCAACAACAAACACTCAATGAAGGAAATACGCGTACGCTTTGCGACATTGATAGTAACCCAGTGAATGGTTTACAGTTCAACGTTACGGGTCTGTGTGTGGTAGGGAATCCCGTTTGGCGGGTAAAAGTGGGGAATGGCGCATGGGGCGCGTGGTCAAGCAGTGCACCCGCTTCTCAGCCGTCTGATAACCAACTCTACCGCTATCAAGCGGCTTGCGATGCGAGTTGCCCAACAACATATACAGGAATTATTACATTGACAATCAATTACCGAGCATCGATTCCACAAAATGTATCATTAGTTGCTGATGGTGTTACAGTGGCGGCGGGTGAGTCGAAGGTACTTTGTGACTTGCCTGGAACAACCATTACCTTCAATGCCACTTGTGCTGCTGGAGAAATTATTTTGTATTCGGTTGATGGAGGCGATTATACTACAATCGCACCAACGCAGCTGGTCGATGGACTTGTGCACAATTATCGAGTACGTTGTCGTAAAGCCGACGGAACGCCGTCGTGTATTGAAACGGAATCGGCTCCGATGAGTTTGAGAACTGTAACAACCTTAGCAACGCCTGTTGTGAGCCTAAATCCAACCAGTAGCTGCGGTGGTTCTGTACCGATGACGAGCATATCGAGCTGTGTTGGAACCACAACAATATGGTTCAATGCAACGACCAACGCTGCTTTGGGAAGTTTGCCTGCGATGAGTCCTACAACAACGACATCTTATTATGCGCGTTGTCAGACAGACGCAGGTTGTTTGAGTGAGAAGAGTAATGTCGTGACTTTCACGGTAGCGCCAGTGAACACAGCCCCAGCGGTGTCGGTTTCAAATACCATCGTTTGTACGGGTACATCAGTGACGGTTTCTGCCAATTGTCCAGCAGGTAGTAAGGCATTTTGGAATACTGGAGTGAACGAAAATAGTTTCCAAGTGGCGTTTAGCAATGCAACACAACAAAGCTATTGGGCAAAGTGTATTTTCACCGACGGTTGCCAAAGTGCTGAAAGTATTCGTATGACAGTAATTTGGAAAGCTTTTGAGTTAACCCTCATTAATATTGGTCAATCCAAATCAGGCATAAAAGCCGCCAACGATAAATCACTTTGGACGAGTCAATTTATCACCCGTGATGGTGGCCCAGAGTTGGAATTTAGTACTCAAACCAACCCAACGCTTTACTACGTGGAAAATGTGAACAAGACTGCACCACGTTTTTGGACCATTCATGCAGACGTATGTGATTTGGGAACCGAAGGCTCGTTGACGTTCGACATGTTGGCTACTCCTGAGGTAGGCGTGCCTCGTTCATTTAATACCCACGAGAACAACGCTCCTTATTTTATGTATGCCAACCGTGAAGGTTGGACGGAGTTGTACGCCCAAAACCACCCTGCTTACGGTTTTTATGAAGACAATGGTGCTGGTGGAAATACGTATGACACAGGGTTACCAAAAGGTTTATATAAATTAGGGGTACGTTATTGGGATATGAAGGGCTGGGGAAGTATTTATCCATCAACCCGTAAACCCCAAGGAAATGTACTTACCTACCAAGAGTACTGGTTCAGAATCCAATCGAGAGATGGAGTAGGTGTCGGAGGAGTGAGGACGGCTGGTTCGGAAAACGGACAACAGATTACCGATAACGCCTCTTTTGCTACGGTTATGCCAAACCCAGTTTCAAAAATCCTCCGTCTCAAAGTAGCCAATAGCAAAGGCAAAGAGGTGAAGGCAACGTTGATGGATGTTGCTGGCCGTACGGTACAAAACCGATTATTTGTGGCAGAAACCAATGCACATCAAGAGGAGTTTGACGTAAATGACTTGCCAAGCGGAACCTATCTTTTACACGTAGCAACCACAGAAAAACAAGCCACTTTGAAAGTGGTAAAAGTAGAATAA